The Meleagris gallopavo isolate NT-WF06-2002-E0010 breed Aviagen turkey brand Nicholas breeding stock unplaced genomic scaffold, Turkey_5.1 ChrUn_random_7180001889960, whole genome shotgun sequence region CGGGGGAAGAGGCGCCGCAGGTACGGCAACGGGGCGGAGCCCAGCAGCGGCCGCAGCGCCAGGAAGAGCGTGGGCGGGTTGGCGGCCTCGCTGTGCTGCACCACGAACTCGGGGGGCACCTTGGCACGCGCCTCGTCCCCCAGGATCTGCTCCCGCGGGATCCAGCCCTCGGCGTTCATCAGGTCCAGCCAATGCGCCAGCACCTCGCGGCTCAGCTCGGGGTCCCAGCGcgccagcagcagctggtggaaGCCTTCGTCCCACAGGAAGCCGCGGGGGAAGAAGGAGCGGGAGGGCACGGCGGTGAAGAGCGAGCTCTCGAGGTAGGGCACGGGCTGCTCGTGCAGCGGGGATCGCACCAGGGAGCGCCCGTGGAAGTAGCCCATCCCGCCCAGCATGTTGCTGAGCGCCGCCTGCGCGAAGCGGCGCTGCGAGAGGGGGAAGCCTTTGCGTTCCAGCCCGAAGGTGTCCTCGAAGCGCCGCTCGAAGGCGGCCTGGTGCCGCGC contains the following coding sequences:
- the MOGS gene encoding mannosyl-oligosaccharide glucosidase; its protein translation is LARHQAAFERRFEDTFGLERKGFPLSQRRFAQAALSNMLGGMGYFHGRSLVRSPLHEQPVPYLESSLFTAVPSRSFFPRGFLWDEGFHQLLLARWDPELSREVLAHWLDLMNAEGWIPREQILGDEARAKVPPEFVVQHSEAANPPTLFLALRPLLGSAPLPYLRRLF